The Verrucomicrobiota bacterium genomic interval GGTGTTGTGGTATCGTGAACCCGGAGACGGCGGGCCGGCTCAACCGGCCGAGCCGCGGCCCGATTTCAACCAGACCCAAGCTCGGGCCGAGGCCGGCGAGGCTCAGGCGCAGAATTTGGTGGGCGAACTTTACGCCGAAGGCAAGCAAGTCAAACGGGATTTCGCGGAAGCGATCAGATGGTATCGCAAGGCCGCAGACCAGGGCCTGGCTCGCGCGCAATACAATCTCGGCGTGCTCCACGACATCGGCCAGGGAGTCCCCCAGGACGAAGCGGAAGCGGCGCGATGGTATCGTCAGGCCGCGGAGAACGGGAGCGCTGATGCCCAATACACTCTCGCGAGCATGTACGGTTTGGGGCGGGGCGTGCCCAGGGATCCGAAAGAGGCGTTGCGCTGGTACGAGCGCGCGGCCGAGCAGGGAGACGCGCTGGCGCGTTACAACCTGGCTGAACGCTACGAGCGCGGCAAGGACGTGGCGCCCGATCTAGCCGAGGCCTACAAGTGGCACAGCCTGGCGGCGGAGCGTGGACTCAAGGATGCCGCGAGCGCGAGAGACAGCTTGGGACGCCGGATGAATTCGGATCAGCTTGCCGAGGCGCGCAAACGGATTCGCGACTTCAACCAAAAGTTTCCAGCGAGAAGTGAGAGCCGTTGAACCTGGAAGAAGCAGTTAGGCACACCAAACACACCAAACACAAAAAGCCAAACGAGTTGCCAGGGGAATGTTTCCTCCTGTTACGAACGTGCCATTGCAAAGCTGAGTCTTCGAAAAAAAAAGCGGGTTTTGGGATGACACACGGTTCACATCACCAAAACCCGCGACCCTTCAAACGGGAAGGGCAAGCCGATTTACTGTTTCAACCGGTAGAACTTCGCGC includes:
- a CDS encoding sel1 repeat family protein — its product is MRRSWKNLVGISVLCLLIAGGLVMAVLWYREPGDGGPAQPAEPRPDFNQTQARAEAGEAQAQNLVGELYAEGKQVKRDFAEAIRWYRKAADQGLARAQYNLGVLHDIGQGVPQDEAEAARWYRQAAENGSADAQYTLASMYGLGRGVPRDPKEALRWYERAAEQGDALARYNLAERYERGKDVAPDLAEAYKWHSLAAERGLKDAASARDSLGRRMNSDQLAEARKRIRDFNQKFPARSESR